In Polypterus senegalus isolate Bchr_013 chromosome 12, ASM1683550v1, whole genome shotgun sequence, the following are encoded in one genomic region:
- the LOC120540850 gene encoding hydroxycarboxylic acid receptor 3-like, translating into MKNNSTVCLFSGQSLTPFLPTFLILETVVGVMGNGLALWIFCFCLKPWKTSTVFLFNLALADFLLLWALPFRISYYLRSKHWGFGDAFCRVNLFMLAMNRTGSIFFLTAVALDRYFKVVHPHSRVNAITVSSAAWVACALWVLAICLTAQLLRNSHIYFFNNIVHCTSFAIPVEPSMDNTSWHNAVFLFEFALPLGIVLYCSFCVVWQLRVRKLDKQAKIKQAVRFIGVVVIMFIICFLPSKVTRVAIWIKRAVWNGCAGFQQLDNAFYVTVSFTYLNSVLDPVVYYFSSPTFRRIYKKVMGSVRRKEQENVEGDEMSPQGIRETTYSQSLDKL; encoded by the coding sequence ATGAAGAATAACAGCACTGTGTGTCTCTTTAGCGGACAGTCGCTTACCCCTTTCCTGCCCACCTTCCTCATACTGGAAACCGTGGTGGGCGTTATGGGCAACGGGCTGGCTCTCTGGATTTTTTGCTTCTGTCTCAAACCTTGGAAAACCAGCACGGTGTTCCTGTTCAACCTGGCGCTGGCCGATTTTTTGCTGCTCTGGGCCTTGCCTTTCCGAATAAGCTACTACCTGCGAAGTAAACACTGGGGCTTCGGCGATGCCTTCTGTAGGGTCAACCTGTTCATGCTGGCCATGAACCGCACCGGGAGCATCTTCTTCCTGACGGCGGTCGCTTTGGATCGATATTTTAAGGTGGTCCACCCTCACAGCCGGGTAAACGCGATAACCGTCAGCAGCGCTGCGTGGGTTGCGTGCGCGCTGTGGGTTCTGGCCATCTGCCTGACTGCCCAACTCCTGCGAAACTCGCACATCTACTTCTTCAACAACATCGTGCACTGTACCAGCTTCGCCATCCCAGTGGAGCCCTCGATGGACAACACCTCCTGGCACAATGCCGTTTTCCTGTTCGAGTTCGCGTTGCCTCTGGGGATCGTTCTCTACTGTTCGTTCTGCGTGGTCTGGCAACTCCGGGTGAGGAAACTAGACAAGCAGGCGAAAATCAAGCAGGCTGTTCGATTTATTGGGGTCGTGGTGATCATGTTCATCATCTGCTTTCTGCCCAGTAAAGTTACCCGGGTGGCGATCTGGATCAAGAGGGCGGTGTGGAATGGCTGCGCCGGTTTCCAGCAGCTAGACAACGCATTTTATGTGACAGTCTCCTTCACGTACCTGAACAGCGTATTGGACCCTGTGGTCTACTACTTCTCAAGCCCGACTTTTAGAAGAATTTACAAAAAGGTGATGGGCAGCGTCCGCAGGAAGGAGCAGGAGAATGTGGAAGGCGACGAGATGTCCCCGCAAGGAATACGAGAGACCACCTATTCCCAGAGTTTGGATAAATTATGA